Proteins from a single region of Styela clava chromosome 1, kaStyClav1.hap1.2, whole genome shotgun sequence:
- the LOC144423828 gene encoding kelch-like protein 25: protein MEEKINTDSKEHAVEILQQLNEYRKTGRHCDFMIKAGSEELPVHKNIVSAICVKKCVDFIYTGDAYVAKEKRETLMGVAHMMQLQRLCDSIAIFLEDDLDPRSFFQTKKIANRYNCKLLEEKCNQFALQRFKEIAQSDEFMDLDEKFISFLIESKETKAQEEGKCKMLLAWTKHDIDERKECFVSLVMKFQLTKMTLSYRRFLVENEPLIFESMQSLRSLTLSILDSHPEDISSKDFDLTENKQLVVFDRISQGMHSHDVGDKTWTPMQTIDQAIIQNLYSAVVMKSYIYVICTNGSFYRLEYAESNAKWEQMANTNIHNACAVALDGFVYGIDYGDHSNIMEKYDPSNNRWTRLTNKSLILVYESLVAADGKVFCIAGYTGQQLQATKQVEIYDPVTSTWSMDNRSLNKARCRASATATEEGIYIMGGYNVNRNSTVATAEFRSSVTKTWMMLKPMKNARAEFSSYVIDGKVYVIGGNRKPTNIEEYDPETKKWRIIETIQGKNIFLLATVAIFL from the exons atggaagaaaaaatcAATACAGATTCTAAAGAACATGCTGttgaaattttacaacaattaaatgaatatcgtAAAACTGGACGTCATTGTGATTTCATGATCAAAGCTGGATCTGAGGAACTTCCTGTTCATAAGAATATTGTGTCGGCAA tttgtgttaaaaaatgtgTTGATTTCATTTACACTGGGGATGCTTATGTTGCCAAAGAAAAACGTGAAACACTCATGGGTGTCGCTCACATGATGCAGCTGCAAAGACTTTGTGATAGTATCGCAATTTTTCTGGAAGATGATCTTGATCCTAGAtcgttttttcaaactaaaaaaattgcgAATAGGTACAACTGTAAACTACTTGAGGAAAAATGCAATCAATTTGCATTGCAACGTTTCAAAGAAATTGCTCAGTCTGATGAGTTTATGGATCtcgatgaaaaatttatttcattcctGATCGAATCAAAGGAAACAAAAGCACAGGAAGAAGGGAAATGTAAGATGTTGTTAGCATGGACCAAACATGATATTGATGAAAGAAAAGAATGTTTTGTTAGTTTGGTGATGAAATTTCAGTTGACGAAAATGACTTTGTCATATAGAAGATTTCTCGTTGAAAATGAACCATTGATATTTGAATCTATGCAGTCTCTTCGTTCACTGACTTTATCAATACTGGACAGCCATCCTGAGGATATCAGTTCAAAAGATTTCGATTTAACAGAGAATAAACAGCTTGTCGTTTTTGACCGAATTTCTCAAGGAATGCATTCACATGATGTTGGTGATAAAACATGGACGCCAATGCAAACCATAGATCAAGCAATTATACAGAATTTATATTCTGCTGTAGTGATGAAATCTTATATTTATGTGATTTGTACAAATGGATCGTTTTATAGACTCGAATATGCTGAATCAAATGCAAAGTGGGAACAAATGGCAAATACTAATATCCATAATGCTTGTGCAGTTGCACTTGATGGCTTTGTTTATGGCATTGATTATGGAGATCACTCAAACATTATGGAAAAATATGATCCATCAAACAATAGATGGACCAGACTTACGAACAAATCACTGATTCTGGTCTATGAATCTTTGGTGGCTGCTGATGGAAAGGTGTTTTGTATTGCAGGATATACTGGTCAGCAACTTCAAGCAACAAAGCAAGTTGAGATTTATGATCCTGTCACATCAACTTGGTCAATGGATAATAGATCATTGAATAAAGCAAGATGCCGTGCTTCTGCTACAGCTACAGAGGAAGGAATATATATTATGGGAGGTTATAATGTTAATAGAAACTCAACTGTTGCTACTGCTGAATTTCGTTCATCTGTAACTAAAACCTGGATGATGCTGAAACCAATGAAAAATGCAAGAGCAGAGTTCAGTAGTTATGTGATTGATGGGAAAGTGTACGTCATTGGTGGAAATAGAAAACCCACAAATATAGAGGAATATGATCCGGAAACAAAAAAATGGAGAATCATTGAAACAATACAAggaaaaaacatatttttattggcAACTGTTGCAATATTTCTATAG
- the LOC144423678 gene encoding kelch-like protein 38: MEEKINTNSKEHAFEILQQLNEYRKTGRHCDFMIKAGSEELPVHKNIVSASSDYFKAMLSHENVETKSGVVEIKEFDEVCVKKCVDFIYTGDAYVAKEKRETLMGVAHMMQLQRLCDSIAFFLEDDLDPRSFFQTKKIANRYHCKQLEEKCNQFALQRFKEIAQSDEFIDLDEKFISFLMESKETKAKEEVKCKVLLAWTKHDIDERKECFLSLVMKFQLTKMALSYRRFLVENEPLLFESMQSIRSLTLSILDSNKNISSKDVNLTENKQLVVFDETSQRMHSHDVYDKTWTPMQTMDQAIIQNTLYSAVVMESYIYVICKKGSFYRLEYAESNAKWEQMTNTNLQYAYAVALDGFVHGFEYQRHSNIMERYDPSNNRWTRLTNKSLILYGESLVAADGKVFCIAGMNQQIRATNQVEIYDPVTSTWSMDNRSLNEARYQASATATEEGIYVMGGKNVNSNTNSVEFRSSVTKTWMMLKPMKTARAQFSSCVIDEKVYVIGRNGNSANIEEYDPATKEWKVIETIQGKNIVTMATVAISI; this comes from the coding sequence atggaagaaaaaatcAATACGAATTCTAAAGAACAtgcttttgaaattttacagcaATTAAACGAATATCGTAAAACGGGACGTCATTGTGATTTCATGATCAAAGCTGGATCTGAGGAACTTCCTGTTCATAAGAATATTGTGTCGGCAAGTTCcgattattttaaagcaatgttatctcatgaaaatgttgaaacaaaatctgGTGTTGTTGAGATAAAGGAATTTGATGAagtttgtgttaaaaaatgtgTTGATTTCATTTACACTGGGGATGCTTATGTTGCCAAAGAAAAACGTGAAACACTCATGGGTGTCGCTCATATGATGCAGCTGCAAAGACTTTGTGATAGTATCGCATTTTTTCTGGAAGATGATCTTGATCCTAGAtcgttttttcaaactaaaaaaattgcgAATAGGTACCACTGTAAACAACTTGAGGAAAAATGCAATCAATTTGCATTGCAACGTTTCAAAGAAATTGCCCAGTCTGATGAGTTCATAGATCTTgacgaaaaatttatttcatttctgatggaATCAAAGGAAACAAAAGCAAAGGAAGAAGTGAAATGTAAGGTGTTGTTAGCATGGACCAAACATGATATTGATGAAAGAAAAGAATGTTTTCTCAGTTTGGTGATGAAATTTCAGTTGACAAAAATGGCTTTGTCATATAGACgatttcttgttgaaaatgaACCACTGTTATTCGAATCTATGCAGTCTATTCGTTCACTGACTTTATCAATCCTGGACAGCAATAAGAATATCAGTTCAAAAGATGTTAATTTGACAGAGAATAAACAGCTTGTTGTTTTTGACGAAACTTCTCAAAGAATGCATTCTCATGATGTTTATGATAAAACATGGACACCAATGCAAACCATGGATCAAGCAATTATACAGAATACATTATATTCTGCTGTAGTGATGGAATCTTACATTTATGTGATTTGTAAAAAGGGATCGTTTTATAGACTTGAATATGCTGAATCAAATGCAAAGTGGGAACAAATGACAAATACAAATCTTCAGTATGCATATGCAGTTGCACTTGATGGTTTTGTTCATGGTTTTGAATATCAGAGGCACTCAAACATTATGGAAAGATATGATCCATCAAATAATAGATGGACCAGACTAACAAACAAATCATTGATTCTATATGGAGAATCTTTGGTGGCTGCTGATGGAAAGGTGTTTTGTATTGCAGGAATGAATCAGCAAATTCGAGCAACAAACCAAGTTGAGATTTATGATCCTGTCACATCAACTTGGTCTATGGATAATAGATCATTGAATGAAGCAAGATATCAAGCTTCTGCAACTGCTACAGAGGAAGGAATATATGTTATGGGAGGTAAAAATGTTAATAGTAATACTAATAGTGTTGAATTTCGTTCATCTGTAACTAAAACCTGGATGATGTTGAAACCAATGAAAACTGCAAGAGCACAGTTCAGTAGTTGTGTGATTGATGAAAAAGTTTATGTCATTGGCAGAAATGGAAATTCTGCAAATATAGAGGAATATGATCCTGCAACAAAAGAATGGAAAGTCATTGAAACAATACAAGGGAAAAATATAGTTACGATGGCAACTGTTGCAATATCTATATAA
- the LOC144422209 gene encoding kelch-like protein 25 yields MESKKTKAKEEVKCKMLLAWTKHDIDERKECFLGLVMKFQLAKMTLSYRRFLVENEPLIFESAKSLQSLTLSVFDSHGDISSKDVNLAENKQLVVFDKTSGRMHSCDVDDKTWTPMQTIDQAIIQNTLYSAVVMETYIYVICTKGSFYRLEYAESNAKWKQMANLQNASAVALDGFVYGIEYEKYSSIVERYDPSNNRWTRLTNKSLILACELLVAADGKVFCIAGINQQDQATNQVEIYDPVTSTWSMDNRSLNEVRYCASATATEEGIYVMGGYNVNGNTTNSVEFRSSVTKTWMILKPMKNARQNFSSCVIDEKVYVIGGNGNPANIEEYDPETKEWKIIETIQGKNVTPLATVALFM; encoded by the coding sequence atGGAATCAAAGAAAACAAAAGCAAAGGAAGAAGTGAAATGTAAGATGTTGTTAGCATGGACCAAACATGATATTGATGAAAGAAAAGAATGTTTTCTTGGTTTGGTGATGAAATTTCAGTTGGCAAAAATGACTTTGTCATATAGGAGATTTCTTGTGGAAAATGAACCACTGATATTTGAATCCGCAAAATCTCTTCAGTCATTGACTTTGTCAGTTTTTGACAGCCATGGGGATATCAGTTCAAAAGATGTCAATTTGGCAGAGAATAAACAGCTTGTTGTTTTTGACAAAACTTCTGGAAGAATGCATTCATGTGATGTTGATGATAAAACATGGACACCAATGCAAACCATAGATCAAGCAATTATACAGAATACATTATATTCTGCTGTAGTGATGGAAACTTACATTTATGTAATTTGTACAAAAGGATCGTTTTATAGACTTGAATATGCTGAATCAAATGCAAAGTGGAAACAAATGGCAAATCTTCAGAATGCTTCTGCAGTTGCACTTGATGGTTTTGTTTATGGTATTGAGTATGAAAAATACTCAAGCATTGTGGAAAGATATGATCCATCAAATAATAGATGGACCAGACTAACAAACAAATCTTTGATTCTGGCTTGTGAACTTTTGGTGGCTGCTGATGGAAAGGTGTTTTGTATTGCAGGTATAAATCAACAAGATCAAGCAACAAACCAAGTTGAGATTTATGATCCTGTCACATCAACTTGGTCAATGGATAATAGATCATTGAATGAAGTAAGATATTGTGCTTCTGCAACAGCAACAGAAGAAGGAATATATGTTATGGGAGGTTATAATGTTAATGGTAATACTACTAATAGTGTTGAATTTCGTTCATCTGTAACTAAAACCTGGATGATATTGAAACCAATGAAAAATGCAAGACAAAACTTCAGTAGTTGTGTGATTGATGAGAAAGTTTATGTCATTGGTGGAAATGGAAATCCTGCAAATATAGAGGAATATGATCCTGAAACAAAAGAATGGAAAATTATTGAAACCATTCAAGGAAAAAATGTAACTCCACTGGCTACTGTTGCATTATTTATGTAA
- the LOC144423980 gene encoding kelch-like protein 25, producing MGVAHMMQLQRLCDSIAIFLEDDLDPRSFFQTKKIANRYNCKQLEEKCNQFALQRFIKIAQSDEFMDLDEKFISFLMESKKTKAKEEVKCKMLLAWTKHDIDERKECFLGLVMKFQLAKMTLSYRRFLVENEPLIFESAKSLQSLTLSVFDSHGDISSKDVNLAENKQLVVFDKTSGRMHSCDVDDKTWTPMQTIDQAIIQNTLYSAVVMETYIYVICTKGSFYRLEYAESNAKWKQMANANLQNASAVALDGFVYGIEYEKYSSIVERYDPSNNRWTRLTNKSLILACELLVAADGKVFCIAGINQQDQATNQVEIYDPVTSTWSMDNRSLNEVRYCASATATEEGIYVMGGYNVNGNTTNSVEFRSSVTKTWMILKPMKNARQNFSSCVIDEKVYVIGGNGNPANIEEYDPETKEWKIIETIQGKNVTPLATVALFM from the coding sequence ATGGGTGTCGCTCACATGATGCAGCTGCAAAGACTTTGTGATAGTATCGCAATTTTTCTGGAAGACGATCTTGATCCTAGAtcgttttttcaaactaaaaaaattgcgAATAGGTACAACTGTAAACAACTTGAGGAAAAATGCAATCAATTTGCATTGCAACGTTTTATAAAAATTGCACAGTCTGATGAGTTTATGGAtcttgatgaaaaatttatttcatttctaatGGAATCAAAGAAAACAAAAGCAAAGGAAGAAGTGAAATGTAAGATGTTGTTAGCATGGACCAAACATGATATTGATGAAAGAAAAGAATGTTTTCTTGGTTTGGTGATGAAATTTCAGTTGGCAAAAATGACTTTGTCATATAGGAGATTTCTTGTGGAAAATGAACCACTGATATTTGAATCCGCAAAATCTCTTCAGTCATTGACTTTGTCAGTTTTTGACAGCCATGGGGATATCAGTTCAAAAGATGTCAATTTGGCAGAGAATAAACAGCTTGTTGTTTTTGACAAAACTTCTGGAAGAATGCATTCATGTGATGTTGATGATAAAACATGGACACCAATGCAAACCATAGATCAAGCAATTATACAGAATACATTATATTCTGCTGTAGTGATGGAAACTTACATTTATGTAATTTGTACAAAAGGATCGTTTTATAGACTTGAATATGCTGAATCAAATGCAAAGTGGAAACAAATGGCAAATGCAAATCTTCAGAATGCTTCTGCAGTTGCACTTGATGGTTTTGTTTATGGTATTGAGTATGAAAAATACTCAAGCATTGTGGAAAGATATGATCCATCAAATAATAGATGGACCAGACTAACAAACAAATCTTTGATTCTGGCTTGTGAACTTTTGGTGGCTGCTGATGGAAAGGTGTTTTGTATTGCAGGTATAAATCAACAAGATCAAGCAACAAACCAAGTTGAGATTTATGATCCTGTCACATCAACTTGGTCAATGGATAATAGATCATTGAATGAAGTAAGATATTGTGCTTCTGCAACAGCAACAGAAGAAGGAATATATGTTATGGGAGGTTATAATGTTAATGGTAATACTACTAATAGTGTTGAATTTCGTTCATCTGTAACTAAAACCTGGATGATATTGAAACCAATGAAAAATGCAAGACAAAACTTCAGTAGTTGTGTGATTGATGAGAAAGTTTATGTCATTGGTGGAAATGGAAATCCTGCAAATATAGAGGAATATGATCCTGAAACAAAAGAATGGAAAATTATTGAAACCATTCAAGGAAAAAATGTAACTCCACTGGCTACTGTTGCATTATTTATGTAA